A section of the Acidobacteriota bacterium genome encodes:
- a CDS encoding sel1 repeat family protein, with protein sequence MLTATNGAQRPHEYHSLVGEHYLTRTLATGASTTVSAAIPAIPAPADPPRPDPPEIDIPELHVTVLRELAEAGDAEAQTELGERYEHGRGVAQDYAAAVPWFRRAAEQGYAPGQSALGFMYSTGRWVRQDDEEAVQWYRRAAEQGNPRGQSNLGFMYSRGRGVRQDDAQAVRWYRRAAEQGQAVGQNNLGVMYRDGRGVSRDYGEAVRWFRLAAEQGNALGQNNLGWMYATGRGIETDEAEAVRWLRRSAEQGHARGQNNLGWMYERGRGVRRDRVEAIRWYRLAAAQGDELAQENLRRLR encoded by the coding sequence GTGCTGACGGCGACCAACGGTGCCCAGCGCCCGCACGAGTACCACTCGCTGGTGGGCGAGCACTACCTGACGCGAACGCTGGCCACGGGCGCGTCAACGACAGTCAGCGCCGCGATTCCAGCCATACCGGCGCCTGCCGACCCTCCACGACCCGACCCGCCGGAGATTGACATCCCCGAGCTTCACGTCACTGTTCTCCGCGAGTTGGCCGAGGCGGGAGACGCTGAGGCGCAGACCGAGTTGGGCGAGCGTTACGAGCACGGCCGCGGCGTGGCGCAGGACTACGCGGCTGCCGTGCCCTGGTTTCGGAGAGCGGCTGAACAAGGCTATGCACCGGGGCAGTCTGCCCTCGGCTTCATGTACAGCACAGGTCGCTGGGTGAGGCAGGACGACGAGGAAGCCGTCCAGTGGTATCGCCGTGCGGCCGAACAGGGCAACCCCCGAGGTCAGAGCAACCTCGGATTCATGTACTCGCGTGGTCGCGGCGTACGACAGGACGACGCGCAGGCCGTTCGCTGGTACCGCCGGGCGGCCGAACAAGGGCAGGCCGTCGGGCAGAACAACCTCGGTGTCATGTACCGCGATGGTCGCGGCGTGTCTCGGGACTACGGTGAAGCCGTCCGATGGTTCCGCCTTGCGGCCGAACAGGGCAACGCCCTCGGTCAGAACAACCTCGGTTGGATGTACGCAACCGGTCGTGGGATAGAGACGGATGAAGCGGAAGCAGTTCGGTGGTTACGCCGTTCGGCCGAGCAGGGGCACGCCCGGGGGCAGAACAACCTCGGCTGGATGTACGAGCGCGGTCGCGGCGTGCGACGGGACCGCGTGGAGGCCATCCGCTGGTACCGTCTGGCGGCCGCGCAAGGAGATGAACTGGCGCAGGAGAACCTCCGCCGCCTTCGTTGA